Below is a window of Leifsonia sp. NPDC080035 DNA.
GGATGCGGACGCCGCAGCCCCGGGCGGAGAGCAGCGGGACGGTGTGGCGGCCGAGGTTTCCGGTGCCTCCGGTCACGAGAACGGTGCTGGACATGATCGCTCCTTCGTCACATCGGGGCCGGCTGCCCCGTCGACATGACGACGCATCGCAGAAGGAGAATGTGACATGACCATCGATCCGGATACCCTCGCCGCCGCCTTCGAGCTCAGGCGCCCGCGGCTGCGCGCCGTCGCGACCCGGTTGCTCGGCTCCGCCGCCGAAGCGGACGACGTGCTGCAGGACGCGTGGCTGAAGCTCGCACTGGCGGACGCCGACTCGATCGAGAACCTGGACGCATGGCTGACGACGGTCGTCTCGCGGCTGAGCCTGGACGTACTCCGCTCGGCCCGGGTCGCGAGGGCGGACCGCTGGGTCGTCGAGGCGTGGGAGGAGCGTCCGTCTGACGAGCCGGACCCCGCCTCCGTCGCCGCCGACAACGAACGCGTCGCGGTCGCGCTGATGACCGTTCTTGACCTGCTGGCCCCCGTGGAGCGTCTGGCCTTCGTGCTGCACGACGTGTTCGGGCAGCCGTTCGACGAGATCGCCGAGACCATCGGCCGATCGCCGGCCGCGACCAGACAGCTGGTCTCGCGGGCCCGGCGGCGCGTGCGCGGCACGGAGCCCGCCCCACGAGCCGACGGCAGGCGCGGGCGCGAGGTGGTGGACGCGTGGCTGCGGGCGGTGCAGGACGGCGACCTGAGCAGCCTGCTCGCGCTGCTCGACGCGGACGCGGTGCTGGATGCGGACTACGGGTCCTCGGTCGTGCGCCTGCGCGGCGCGGACGAGATCGCGGCCTCGGCGGTGACGGCCGCGCGCCTGGCCGCGCACTCCATCCCGATCCTGCTCGGCGGCCGGCCGGGTGTGGCGGCCGTCGTGCACGGCCGGGTCGCCTCGCTGATGGCCTTCGAGCTGGGCGACGACGGACGGATCGTCGGCCTCGACGTCCTGGCCGACCCCGAGCGCCTGGCCGGCCTGGACCTCTCGGCCGCCCTCGGCTGACACGCGCGCCCGCACGCGCCCGCCTGGCTACTCCTCGCGCCGCGAAGCGAGGGTCAGGCGCGCCAGGCGGGCGGTGTAGGCGTCGTCGATCGAGGCGCGGGTCAGGGCCCGGAAGAGCAGGGCGCCGAGGAGCGCGTCGGCGAGCAGTTCGGCGTCCGCACGCTCTGAGCCGCCGGCCGCTTCGAGGAGGTCGGCCAGTTGGGCGTGCGCCGGCTTCGTGAGCTGGGTGTAGAGCTTCTCCGACTCGTCGGCGTCCGCCGCCGCGGCGGCCGTCAGCGCCCGCACGAGGGCGGCGGAGTCGGGAGTCGCGAGGGCGCCGCCGAAGCGGCCGATCCACTCCGCGAGGGAGCCGATCTTCGCGGGGCCGCCCGGCCCATCCACGCCGGTGGCGCCACCCAGCACCGCGTCCGCGAACAGCGCCGCCTTGGACGGCCACCTGCGGTACACCGTCTGCCTGCCGACGCCGGCACGCTCCGCGATCGCGCTGATGGTGGCGGCGTCGTAGCCCTGCTCCCGGAGGAGCTCGCCCGCGGCCGCGAGGATGTCCGCCCGGGTGCGCTCGTTGCGCGGACGTCCTCGCTGTGGCATAGCACCGACACTACGCGACCTGATAGCGTCGGCGAATACAGAGACCCTGAGTCTCATAATTCCTCTCGGAAGGTGAAGCACATGTCGGACGAAGTCGTCGTCGTCGTCGGAGCGGGTGGGATGGGCGAGACGATCGCCCGGCGGATCGGAGCCGGCAGGCGGGTGCTGCTCGGTGACTTCAACGAAGAGCTGCTGACCCGGCTCACGGAGGCGCTCGGTGGAGACGGCTTCGCCGTGACCACGCAGCGCGTCGACGTGTCCTCCCGCGCGTCCGTCGCCGCACTGGCGGACCGCGCGGCGGAGCTCGGCCGGGTGACGACCGTGGTCCACACGGCGGGGCTCTCGCCGGTGCAGGCGCCGGTCGGCGCCATCCTGAACGTCGACCTGCTCGGCGTCGCGATCGGGCTGGACGAGTTCGCCCGCGTGATCGCGCCGGGCGGCGCTGGCGTGGTCATCGCGAGCATGGCGGGCACCATGGCGACCGGCCGGCTGCCCGCCGAGCTCGAGAGCGCCCTCGCGCTCACGCCGACGGACCAGCTCCTGTCCCTGCCGTTCCTCGCCGAGGGCGCCATCGCCGATGCCGGCGCCGCGTACGGGATCGCGAAGCGCGCGAATCAGCTCCGGGTGCAGGCCGCCAGCCTGGCGTGGGGCGAGCGGGGAGCTCGCGTCAACTCGATCAGCCCCGGCGTCATCTCGACGCCGATGGGACAGGCGGAGCTGGCCGGCGAGAGCGGGGCGATGATGCGGGGGATGATCTCGGCGTCGGGAACCGGCCGCGTCGGCACACCGACGGACATCGCGTCGGCGGCGGAGTTCCTCCTCGGCCCGAACGCGTCGTTCATCACCGGCACGGACCTGCTCGTCGACGGCGGCGTCGTCGCGGCCGTCCGCTCGGGCGCGCTGA
It encodes the following:
- a CDS encoding sigma-70 family RNA polymerase sigma factor, which encodes MTIDPDTLAAAFELRRPRLRAVATRLLGSAAEADDVLQDAWLKLALADADSIENLDAWLTTVVSRLSLDVLRSARVARADRWVVEAWEERPSDEPDPASVAADNERVAVALMTVLDLLAPVERLAFVLHDVFGQPFDEIAETIGRSPAATRQLVSRARRRVRGTEPAPRADGRRGREVVDAWLRAVQDGDLSSLLALLDADAVLDADYGSSVVRLRGADEIAASAVTAARLAAHSIPILLGGRPGVAAVVHGRVASLMAFELGDDGRIVGLDVLADPERLAGLDLSAALG
- a CDS encoding helix-turn-helix domain-containing protein; this translates as MPQRGRPRNERTRADILAAAGELLREQGYDAATISAIAERAGVGRQTVYRRWPSKAALFADAVLGGATGVDGPGGPAKIGSLAEWIGRFGGALATPDSAALVRALTAAAAADADESEKLYTQLTKPAHAQLADLLEAAGGSERADAELLADALLGALLFRALTRASIDDAYTARLARLTLASRREE
- a CDS encoding SDR family oxidoreductase; this encodes MSDEVVVVVGAGGMGETIARRIGAGRRVLLGDFNEELLTRLTEALGGDGFAVTTQRVDVSSRASVAALADRAAELGRVTTVVHTAGLSPVQAPVGAILNVDLLGVAIGLDEFARVIAPGGAGVVIASMAGTMATGRLPAELESALALTPTDQLLSLPFLAEGAIADAGAAYGIAKRANQLRVQAASLAWGERGARVNSISPGVISTPMGQAELAGESGAMMRGMISASGTGRVGTPTDIASAAEFLLGPNASFITGTDLLVDGGVVAAVRSGALNLGGAAS